TAACGCAAACATAGAAAGCATGCTGAGGTTTTACCGTTTTTCAGCATGCTTTCCTATTTAATTAAGAGAATGATAGGATAACTGTTTTTTCAAAGTCCATACGATCTGAACGACAAATTGTGTGACGTTTTTATGAAATCTCTATTAATCTTCATAAAGTGAGTTTCAAACGAACTATTTTTTAAGGGAAAGTTAAGGAAGGAAGATAATAATAGGCTTGTGCCAAATACTAAATAAAATCCCACGGATCAAAGGAGTAAGAATACATGAAAAAGTGGATTATTATTGTTATTGTTGTCTTAATCGTCGGATTTGCCGGTTATAAATGGTTTGGTGCAAAAACGACAAATGCACAGCAAGTAACAACTCAGGTTCGAACTGCAGTTGTTCAAAAAGGAAAATTTCAAGTCAGCGTCAGTGGCTCCGGTACAGTTCAGCCCGTAACCACAGAAGATATTAAATCAGCAATAAATAACAATCAAATTGATCAGGTACTCGTTTCAGCAGGCCAATCAGTCAAAAAGGGTGATGTATTGATTACATTCACTGATGGAAGTGATCCGATTACAGCTCCAGCAGATGGGACGATTACTGCTGTTAATGTTCAGGCTGGTGAACGGGTTCAAATAGCTCAAGCGGTAGCTCACCTAACGAATTACAACGATTTGCAAACCGTTGCTTCAATTGATGAGTTGGATATTCCAAAGGTAAAAGTGGGACAAACTGCTACGATTAAAGTAAATGCTCTTCCTGATCAAACCTTTACTGGTGCAGTGACTGCCATTGCTAATGAAGGAACATCTACCAATGGAGTTTCAACATTTGATGTAACGGTGCACATTAACAATCCAACAGGGTTGAAGGTAGGTATGAGCACAGAGGCGAGTATATTAACAGCAAACAAGGATAATGCTCTATTTGTTCCAGTAGATGCCATCCATTCCATGAATGGCAAGAAGTTCGTAATATTGGCAGATCAAAACCAAAATAACCAAAATAGCCAAAGCAATAACCAGGGGAATCCATGGTCAAGCTCACGTGTTATGGTTCAAACCGGATTGGCAAATGATGACTATGTTGAAATTACACAAGGCTTAAGCGAAGGTCAGACTGTTCGATTGCCAAACCTTGTCATTAATAGTAATTCCGCGAATTCTAGATTATCGCAGGGTGGTTTTGGCTTTGGCGGAATGGGTATGGGCGGAATGAACCGTCAATACCGAAATGGAGGTAATGGAGGTGGAAACAGTCAATCTGGCGGCAAAGCTGCTAGTGGAAGGAGTGGTAACTGATGAGCACACCAATTATTCAAATCAAGGACATGATGAAATCCTATAAATTAGGTGGAGAAACGGTTCATGCTTTAAATAATGTTTCCCTTGAAATAAATAAAGGAGATTTTCTGGCTATAATTGGACCATCTGGCTCAGGAAAATCTACCTTAATGAATATGATTGGTTGTCTGGATCACCCTGATTCAGGAGAATATCTTCTCGACGGTAAAGAGATCGGGAAAATGAATGATAATCAGCTTGCTGCCATTCGTAATCAAAAAATCGGGTTTATTTTTCAAAACTTTAATCTGTTAACGAAACTCACAGCGTTGGAAAATGTGGAGCTTCCTCTTTTATATGCTGGTGTTTCAGCTAAAGTCCGGCGTGAGCAGGCCATGGAATCATTAAAAAAAGTAGGATTGGCAGATCGTTCCGGGCATCTGCCAACCCAGCTTTCTGGTGGCCAGCAGCAGAGGGTTGCCATTGCAAGAGCACTGGCGGGTAATCCTTCTATTTTACTTGCGGATGAGCCAACTGGTGCTCTTGACAGCAAAACGAGTAAGGAAATAATGGAAATCATGCAAGGATTGAATGAAGTAGGAAATACGATTATTTTAATCACCCATGACTTAAATATTGCCCAGCAGGCAAAAAGAATGGTGAGCATCCAGGATGGTAAGCTTCAGGAAAATGGGGGTGAGCTGATTGGGCATTTTGCAATCCATTAAAATGGCGTTTCGCAGTATAAGAAGCAATAAGCTCCGGTCTGCTCTTACAATGCTTGGAATTATCATTGGTGTTTCTTCTGTCATTGTTCTTGTTTCAATGGCGCAAGGTTCAACAGCCAGTGTGACTAATCAAATCAATCAACTAGGAACGAACCTTTTGACCGTCAATACATTTGGAACAGATTTAGCACTGACACAGGATAAAATTGACCAATTGTCCAAATTAAGCGGTGTGAAGTCAGTGGCTCCCGTTGTGTCAGGACGCGTTACCGTTAAAGAAGAACGTACATCGTCACAGGAATCATTAATGGCTACAAAT
Above is a genomic segment from Neobacillus endophyticus containing:
- a CDS encoding efflux RND transporter periplasmic adaptor subunit; this translates as MKKWIIIVIVVLIVGFAGYKWFGAKTTNAQQVTTQVRTAVVQKGKFQVSVSGSGTVQPVTTEDIKSAINNNQIDQVLVSAGQSVKKGDVLITFTDGSDPITAPADGTITAVNVQAGERVQIAQAVAHLTNYNDLQTVASIDELDIPKVKVGQTATIKVNALPDQTFTGAVTAIANEGTSTNGVSTFDVTVHINNPTGLKVGMSTEASILTANKDNALFVPVDAIHSMNGKKFVILADQNQNNQNSQSNNQGNPWSSSRVMVQTGLANDDYVEITQGLSEGQTVRLPNLVINSNSANSRLSQGGFGFGGMGMGGMNRQYRNGGNGGGNSQSGGKAASGRSGN
- a CDS encoding ABC transporter ATP-binding protein, with product MSTPIIQIKDMMKSYKLGGETVHALNNVSLEINKGDFLAIIGPSGSGKSTLMNMIGCLDHPDSGEYLLDGKEIGKMNDNQLAAIRNQKIGFIFQNFNLLTKLTALENVELPLLYAGVSAKVRREQAMESLKKVGLADRSGHLPTQLSGGQQQRVAIARALAGNPSILLADEPTGALDSKTSKEIMEIMQGLNEVGNTIILITHDLNIAQQAKRMVSIQDGKLQENGGELIGHFAIH